A section of the Saccopteryx leptura isolate mSacLep1 chromosome 6, mSacLep1_pri_phased_curated, whole genome shotgun sequence genome encodes:
- the SMIM32 gene encoding small integral membrane protein 32 gives MYGDVFNATGGPEAAVGGALALAATVKAEGALPLELATARGVRDGAAAKPDLPTYLLLFFLLLLSVALVVLFIGCQLRHSAFAALPHDRSLRDARAPWKTRPV, from the coding sequence ATGTACGGCGACGTCTTCAATGCCACCGGCGGCCCGGAGGCGGCGGTGGGCGGCGCGCTGGCCTTGGCAGCCACGGTCAAGGCGGAGGGCGCTCTGCCGCTGGAGCTGGCCACCGCGCGCGGTGTGCGGGACGGCGCGGCCGCAAAGCCCGACTTGCCCACCTACCTGCTGCTCTTCTTCCTGCTGCTGCTCTCCGTGGCGCTCGTCGTCCTGTTCATTGGCTGCCAGCTGCGCCACTCGGCCTTCGCTGCGTTGCCCCACGACCGCTCGCTGCGCGACGCCCGAGCGCCCTGGAAGACGCGGCCGGTGTAA